In one window of Candidatus Dormiibacterota bacterium DNA:
- a CDS encoding Tim44-like domain-containing protein, translating into MSWRRRLVLGALMAMALVLMSPLLAFARAGGGGHFSGGGGGGSFGGGGSYGGGGGFGGAGFLLPFFLFGGGGGGFIFFLIILFGLWQAYRRMSVGNPVQASNWGPAYSPMAQMRSTLSDDLAALQAKDPNFNQQMFLDRAQAAFFALQKAWMERNLEPARVYMSDGIYHRWKNQIDAMIAAHKKNILDNLVIGGVQIVKAQSDPNFDSITVRIDASAADYEVEDANPSKVIFGSQKDQPFTEYWTFTRSGAARTKAGEAAEVTQCPNCGAPLSINESGVCSYCKATVTSGQFGWVLDNITQASEWQG; encoded by the coding sequence GTGAGCTGGCGCCGGCGACTCGTCCTGGGCGCGCTGATGGCGATGGCGCTGGTGCTGATGAGCCCCTTGCTGGCTTTTGCCCGGGCCGGAGGTGGCGGCCACTTCAGTGGCGGCGGCGGCGGAGGTAGCTTCGGTGGTGGCGGGAGCTACGGCGGGGGCGGCGGCTTCGGCGGTGCCGGGTTCCTTTTGCCGTTCTTCCTCTTCGGGGGAGGCGGCGGTGGGTTCATCTTCTTTCTCATCATCCTGTTCGGCCTCTGGCAGGCCTATCGCCGGATGAGCGTCGGCAATCCCGTGCAAGCGTCCAACTGGGGCCCGGCCTATTCGCCCATGGCCCAGATGCGCTCGACCTTGAGCGATGATCTGGCCGCGCTGCAGGCCAAAGACCCGAACTTCAACCAGCAGATGTTCCTCGATCGGGCGCAGGCGGCGTTCTTCGCGCTGCAGAAAGCCTGGATGGAGCGCAACCTGGAACCGGCCCGCGTCTATATGTCCGATGGCATCTATCACCGCTGGAAGAACCAGATCGATGCGATGATCGCGGCCCATAAGAAGAACATCCTCGACAACCTGGTGATCGGCGGGGTGCAGATCGTCAAGGCGCAATCCGATCCGAACTTCGACTCCATCACGGTCCGCATCGACGCCAGCGCCGCGGACTACGAGGTGGAAGACGCCAATCCCAGCAAAGTCATCTTCGGCTCCCAAAAGGACCAACCCTTCACGGAGTACTGGACGTTTACGCGAAGCGGCGCGGCGCGAACCAAGGCGGGGGAAGCGGCCGAGGTCACCCAGTGCCCCAACTGCGGCGCGCCGTTGTCGATCAACGAGTCGGGTGTCTGCAGCTACTGCAAGGCGACCGTGACCAGCGGGCAGTTCGGTTGGGTCCTCGACAACATCACGCAAGCATCGGAGTGGCAAGGATGA
- a CDS encoding Tim44-like domain-containing protein, translating to MPGSWAANVDSDGVDGKLGGIISICAHDPAFDENVFLAQVQRLFFAVLEAWTALKPALSQGVMASLIWEEQKAQIATYRERGWRNVLSQLAFTSSVVAGAVSGTGFDTVTVRINANSADYDIDAGGNVIRGDTEPWDWTEDWIFQRPSLAETGKPGTISSQACPNCGASVNVDITSICPFCDAAVISGKFGWLLTRIDRV from the coding sequence ATGCCGGGCTCGTGGGCGGCGAATGTCGACAGTGACGGCGTCGATGGCAAGCTCGGCGGCATCATCTCCATCTGCGCGCACGACCCGGCCTTCGACGAGAACGTATTCCTCGCACAGGTGCAGCGGCTGTTCTTCGCCGTCCTCGAGGCGTGGACGGCGCTCAAGCCGGCGCTGAGCCAGGGCGTCATGGCCTCGCTCATCTGGGAGGAGCAGAAGGCGCAGATCGCCACCTACCGGGAACGGGGATGGCGCAACGTGCTGAGCCAGCTGGCGTTCACCAGTTCCGTCGTCGCCGGCGCGGTCAGCGGCACTGGCTTCGACACCGTCACCGTCCGAATCAACGCCAACTCCGCCGACTACGACATCGACGCCGGCGGGAATGTGATCCGCGGTGACACCGAACCATGGGACTGGACAGAAGATTGGATTTTTCAGCGCCCGTCGCTGGCGGAGACGGGCAAGCCGGGGACCATCAGCTCGCAGGCGTGTCCGAACTGCGGCGCGTCGGTCAATGTTGACATCACCAGCATCTGTCCGTTCTGCGATGCCGCGGTGATCAGCGGCAAGTTTGGTTGGTTGTTAACGCGAATCGATCGCGTCTAG
- a CDS encoding PQQ-dependent sugar dehydrogenase — translation MKRSTVAALIGLLLVGCGQPTAKATPTGSPRHTPTPTPSPTPVPTPTPLPPPPNLAPAGGFGAPPGFSAYVYARGLGATTSMAFGPDGRLYVLSAGGSLAVVPSPGAGPQTLVSGLPTALGLAWRGNDLYVSVRTSVRRYQLSNGALSGGGAVVSGLPVSQHQNDWILPMPNGDFLLGVGSTCNVCNEGDSRSASVLRFRSDWSYAGVVVRGARNPYGLALRPSTGEAYVTINGQDNLGSQPADHLLRVSDGEDAGWPRCWPAYPDGSLHGNCGGVAPPVAVFAPHSSADGIVFYYGAEFGADYQENAFVTEWGANVGGSIGRRVMRVVFSGSGASEHGQVTDFATGFSHPLAITEASDGGLLVGDYGTGQITEIFRTS, via the coding sequence GTGAAACGCTCGACGGTGGCCGCGCTGATCGGCTTGCTCCTGGTCGGCTGCGGCCAGCCGACCGCCAAGGCGACGCCGACCGGGTCGCCCCGCCATACGCCGACGCCGACTCCGAGCCCGACGCCAGTTCCGACGCCCACACCCCTGCCCCCGCCACCCAATCTGGCGCCCGCGGGCGGATTCGGCGCGCCCCCCGGTTTTTCGGCGTACGTGTATGCCCGCGGCCTCGGCGCGACCACCTCGATGGCCTTTGGCCCGGATGGGCGGCTCTATGTGCTGAGCGCCGGCGGCTCACTCGCCGTGGTGCCGTCACCGGGTGCCGGTCCGCAGACGTTGGTCTCCGGCCTGCCCACGGCGCTGGGCCTGGCCTGGCGCGGCAATGATCTCTACGTGTCAGTGCGTACAAGCGTCCGCCGCTATCAACTCAGCAACGGCGCGCTCTCCGGTGGCGGCGCGGTGGTCAGCGGGTTGCCGGTTTCCCAGCATCAGAACGACTGGATTCTCCCCATGCCCAACGGTGACTTTCTGTTGGGGGTCGGGTCGACCTGCAACGTCTGCAACGAGGGCGACTCGAGAAGCGCCAGCGTGCTGCGTTTTCGCAGCGACTGGAGCTACGCCGGCGTCGTTGTCCGCGGTGCCCGCAATCCCTACGGTCTTGCGCTTCGACCTTCGACCGGCGAGGCCTATGTCACCATCAATGGCCAGGACAACCTCGGCTCGCAGCCGGCTGATCATCTACTGCGCGTGTCCGATGGCGAAGACGCGGGATGGCCGCGCTGCTGGCCAGCCTATCCGGACGGGAGTCTCCACGGGAACTGCGGTGGAGTCGCCCCGCCCGTCGCGGTCTTCGCGCCGCACTCGTCGGCCGACGGCATCGTCTTTTACTATGGCGCCGAGTTTGGCGCAGATTACCAGGAGAACGCCTTCGTCACCGAGTGGGGCGCAAACGTGGGGGGCTCAATCGGCCGTCGCGTGATGCGGGTGGTGTTCTCCGGGTCCGGTGCGAGCGAGCACGGGCAGGTCACCGATTTCGCGACCGGATTCTCGCATCCGCTGGCTATCACCGAGGCCTCCGACGGGGGCTTGCTGGTCGGCGACTACGGGACGGGCCAGATCACGGAGATCTTCCGGACGAGCTAA
- a CDS encoding zinc-binding dehydrogenase, whose translation MKAIRFHQHGGPEVLRYEDAPQPEPGPGQVLVALRAAALNHLDIFTRSGGVPKVPLPHIGGADGAGVVAATGPGTSRYPVGTRVFFDPGLSDHTCDYCARGEHSLCDKWEILGEHRDGTFAQAVVLPEINLRPIPEGLSFEEAAAFPLVFLTAWRMVVTKARVQPGESVLILGIGGGVALAALQIAKQAGARVFVTSGSQEKLERAKAMGADVLINHKATDFSKEVWDITQKRGVDVVIENVGAATWAGSIRALAKGGRLVTCGATSGPKPDEDIRRIFVKQITIYGSTMGTPHDWEQLNRLLAAKTLRPVVDRTLPLEQAAKAQELLEHGEHFGKIVLTIPPLS comes from the coding sequence GTGAAGGCGATTCGCTTCCATCAGCACGGCGGCCCCGAGGTGTTGCGCTACGAGGACGCGCCCCAGCCTGAGCCGGGCCCCGGTCAGGTCCTGGTCGCGCTGCGGGCGGCCGCCCTCAACCACTTGGACATCTTCACCCGCAGCGGCGGCGTACCCAAGGTCCCCCTCCCCCACATCGGCGGCGCGGACGGCGCCGGAGTGGTGGCGGCGACGGGTCCCGGCACGAGCCGGTATCCGGTCGGGACCCGCGTCTTCTTCGACCCCGGGTTGAGCGACCACACCTGCGACTACTGCGCTCGCGGCGAGCACAGCCTCTGCGACAAGTGGGAGATTCTCGGCGAGCATCGGGACGGCACCTTCGCCCAGGCGGTCGTCCTGCCCGAAATCAACCTCCGGCCCATCCCGGAAGGCCTGAGCTTCGAAGAAGCCGCCGCATTTCCGCTGGTGTTCTTGACGGCGTGGCGGATGGTGGTCACCAAGGCCCGCGTGCAGCCGGGCGAGTCGGTGCTCATTCTCGGCATCGGCGGCGGGGTGGCGCTGGCCGCGCTGCAGATCGCCAAGCAGGCCGGGGCGCGCGTCTTCGTGACCTCGGGGAGCCAGGAAAAGCTCGAGCGGGCGAAGGCGATGGGCGCCGATGTGCTGATCAACCACAAGGCGACCGACTTCTCGAAGGAGGTCTGGGACATCACGCAGAAGCGTGGGGTCGACGTCGTGATCGAAAACGTCGGCGCGGCCACCTGGGCCGGGAGCATCCGGGCGCTGGCCAAAGGCGGCCGGCTCGTCACCTGCGGCGCCACGTCGGGTCCCAAGCCGGACGAGGACATCCGCCGCATCTTCGTCAAGCAAATCACGATCTACGGCTCGACCATGGGCACCCCGCACGACTGGGAGCAGTTGAACCGGTTGCTGGCGGCTAAAACCCTGCGCCCTGTCGTCGACCGGACGCTCCCCCTCGAGCAGGCGGCGAAGGCGCAGGAGCTGCTGGAGCACGGGGAACACTTCGGCAAGATCGTCCTCACAATCCCTCCGCTTTCGTGA
- a CDS encoding glycosyltransferase family 2 protein, protein MSGLSVIVPCFNEEGSVGTFLRELAAQARWFSSFEIIVVDDASRDGSPAIIEALAATIPLRVITHPRNLGLGAAVRTGYDAARLPWVTYLPSDGQVPPGEIRKFLPFMADYDVIITRRGDRPGYTLYRRLASSVYTAWVSLAFGLRISDFNWVQVWRRSMWLSHRSAFDSVFFCAEFLVRSRPDRPRIVEIEIGYRPRRHGRAKNGSPRAALRAAWHILRLFAAEGSAGRLHFLHPIAPDRMAPITPEKAS, encoded by the coding sequence ATGTCGGGCCTCTCTGTGATCGTCCCCTGCTTCAACGAGGAAGGCTCAGTCGGGACGTTTCTCCGCGAGCTGGCCGCCCAGGCGCGCTGGTTCTCGAGCTTCGAGATCATCGTCGTCGATGACGCGAGCCGCGACGGGTCGCCGGCCATCATCGAGGCCCTCGCCGCAACGATTCCGCTTCGCGTCATCACCCATCCGCGCAACCTAGGACTGGGCGCCGCGGTGCGAACCGGCTACGACGCCGCCCGTCTGCCATGGGTGACGTACCTGCCATCCGACGGCCAGGTGCCGCCCGGGGAGATCCGGAAATTCTTGCCCTTCATGGCGGACTACGACGTGATCATCACGCGACGCGGCGATCGTCCCGGTTACACGCTGTACCGGCGGCTCGCGTCGAGCGTATACACCGCGTGGGTCTCGCTGGCGTTCGGGCTACGCATCAGCGACTTCAACTGGGTGCAGGTCTGGCGGCGGTCAATGTGGCTTTCCCATCGCAGCGCATTCGACAGCGTCTTCTTCTGCGCCGAGTTCCTGGTGCGGTCACGTCCGGACCGACCCCGCATCGTCGAGATCGAAATCGGCTACCGTCCCCGGCGACACGGCCGGGCAAAGAATGGGTCACCACGTGCTGCGCTCAGAGCGGCCTGGCACATCCTCAGGCTCTTCGCCGCGGAGGGGTCTGCGGGTCGCCTGCATTTTCTGCACCCGATCGCACCCGACCGCATGGCACCCATTACTCCGGAGAAAGCCTCCTAA
- a CDS encoding DegT/DnrJ/EryC1/StrS family aminotransferase — MNPAESSAVKFVDLHAQIRSLQPALSEAIDDVLRRGDFILGEAVTLFESEWARYCGVKHAIGVDSGLSALELALRAARVGEGDEVITQANTFIATVGAIMAVGARPVLVDCDHEGQVDVAAVKRAITKRTKAILPVHLYGKIGEIDWLLELAAKSGVRVIEDACQAHGALYRGHRAGSFGWAAAFSFYPAKNLGAFGDGGMLVTNDDEVAATVRTLRNYGSKAKYEHIALPLNHRLDTIQAAVLRVKLPQLDGWNARRAYLADAYREHLAGGSVGLPTATQEGRHVYHLFVVQAAQRDALRASLTAQGIETGIHYPIPLHAQPVLGGLGYQLGAFPNAERLAAHSLSLPMYPEMPLSHVERVADAITGRNTRREAAAA, encoded by the coding sequence ATGAACCCGGCGGAGAGCAGCGCCGTCAAGTTCGTCGACCTGCACGCACAGATCCGCTCGCTGCAGCCGGCGCTCAGCGAAGCGATCGACGATGTCCTTCGGCGTGGCGACTTCATCCTCGGGGAGGCGGTGACGCTCTTCGAAAGCGAGTGGGCGCGCTACTGCGGCGTCAAGCACGCCATCGGCGTCGATTCGGGCCTCTCAGCGCTCGAGCTCGCGCTCCGAGCGGCCCGCGTCGGCGAGGGCGACGAGGTGATCACCCAGGCCAATACCTTCATCGCCACGGTGGGCGCGATCATGGCGGTCGGCGCGCGGCCGGTGCTGGTCGACTGCGACCACGAAGGCCAGGTGGACGTTGCGGCCGTCAAGCGCGCGATCACGAAGCGGACGAAGGCGATCCTGCCGGTCCACCTCTACGGCAAGATCGGCGAAATCGACTGGCTCCTCGAGCTCGCGGCAAAGTCCGGCGTGCGCGTCATCGAGGACGCGTGCCAGGCCCATGGTGCCCTCTACCGCGGTCATCGAGCCGGGAGCTTCGGCTGGGCCGCCGCCTTCAGTTTCTACCCCGCGAAAAACCTGGGCGCTTTTGGAGACGGCGGCATGCTCGTCACCAATGACGACGAGGTCGCGGCAACCGTTCGCACCCTGCGCAACTACGGCTCGAAGGCGAAATACGAGCACATCGCGCTGCCGCTCAATCACCGGCTCGACACCATTCAGGCGGCCGTTTTGCGCGTCAAGTTGCCGCAACTCGATGGCTGGAACGCTCGCCGTGCATACCTGGCGGACGCCTACCGCGAGCACCTGGCCGGCGGATCGGTCGGCCTCCCGACTGCGACGCAGGAAGGGCGCCATGTCTACCACCTGTTCGTGGTGCAGGCCGCACAACGCGACGCCCTGCGGGCCTCGCTGACGGCGCAGGGGATCGAAACCGGGATTCATTACCCGATCCCCCTTCACGCCCAGCCTGTCCTTGGCGGCCTCGGCTACCAGCTGGGGGCATTCCCCAATGCCGAGCGACTCGCCGCCCATAGCCTGTCGCTCCCGATGTATCCCGAAATGCCGCTGTCGCATGTCGAGCGGGTCGCCGACGCGATCACCGGGCGAAACACCCGGCGCGAGGCCGCCGCGGCGTGA
- a CDS encoding SPFH domain-containing protein, which translates to MGIFSQEVRREFIARPDTAKGQILFKWPDTNIRKLTQLTVEQDELAVFFRDGRVQGTIQPGRVTLDSSEIPFLGILVDAASGGNLFRTELYFISTREFPNLPFGGAIDNVVDPQTNFGVGLRVFGEYSLKVIEPQSLIVNLVGTQNLSTNDEITDWMREQLLKTLRTDVVSHVVTNGWPLLGIAAHTDEIESETIAQVQRNINSYGLQIVRLGNFTITLKPEDEDKLKNFLKDVQYTKLAGGFQQYAAGAAMIGAGQGLAQGPGQGGANPAFLGVGLGVGGLVAGQLGQTVAAGGQIQVRCPNCHALNSENAKFCNSCGQVLSPAPAPTGATMACPKCGTQNAANAKFCTNCGQSLAGGGAPAQT; encoded by the coding sequence ATGGGTATCTTCAGCCAGGAGGTCCGGCGCGAGTTCATCGCCCGGCCGGATACGGCCAAGGGCCAGATTCTGTTCAAGTGGCCCGACACGAACATCCGCAAGTTGACGCAGCTGACGGTCGAACAGGACGAGCTGGCGGTCTTCTTCCGCGACGGCCGCGTCCAGGGCACGATCCAGCCGGGACGGGTCACCCTCGATTCATCGGAAATTCCCTTCCTCGGCATCCTCGTCGACGCCGCCAGCGGCGGGAACCTGTTTCGCACCGAGCTCTATTTCATCTCAACGCGCGAGTTCCCCAACCTGCCATTCGGCGGGGCGATCGACAACGTCGTCGATCCGCAGACCAACTTTGGCGTGGGCCTGCGCGTCTTCGGCGAGTACTCGCTCAAGGTCATCGAACCCCAGTCGCTAATCGTGAACCTCGTCGGAACACAGAACCTTTCCACCAACGACGAGATCACCGACTGGATGCGCGAGCAGCTGCTCAAGACCTTGCGCACCGATGTCGTATCCCATGTCGTGACCAATGGCTGGCCCCTGCTCGGCATCGCGGCCCATACGGACGAAATTGAGTCCGAGACGATCGCCCAGGTCCAGCGCAACATCAACAGCTACGGTCTCCAGATCGTCCGCCTCGGTAACTTCACGATCACGCTCAAGCCCGAGGACGAAGACAAGCTGAAGAACTTCCTCAAGGACGTCCAGTACACCAAGCTCGCGGGCGGCTTCCAGCAGTACGCCGCCGGCGCGGCGATGATCGGGGCCGGCCAGGGTCTGGCGCAAGGGCCCGGTCAGGGCGGAGCCAACCCGGCATTCCTGGGCGTCGGACTGGGCGTCGGGGGGCTGGTCGCCGGCCAGTTGGGTCAGACAGTCGCCGCGGGCGGCCAGATCCAGGTCCGCTGCCCGAACTGTCATGCGCTGAACAGCGAGAACGCGAAGTTCTGCAACAGCTGCGGACAGGTCCTCTCACCGGCCCCGGCTCCGACCGGCGCCACGATGGCCTGCCCCAAGTGCGGTACGCAGAACGCGGCGAACGCCAAGTTCTGCACCAACTGTGGTCAATCACTCGCGGGCGGAGGCGCACCGGCACAAACGTGA
- a CDS encoding JAB domain-containing protein, whose amino-acid sequence MAAPDEPGLLAALVGQRGDLSGVIALLAEGGIVERQPGDLRASARRHGFRPAQVRRLFMVRELARRWHVPADSAAPAVTSPREALLQFQELRSSVKECFSVLYLNTRNQPVGCEKVAVGGLNVAALQPREVFGPALTLGAAAVILAHNHPSGDPTPSPEDLAVTRHLQEAGRLLGVEVLDHLVVCAERFRSLRESGAI is encoded by the coding sequence ATGGCTGCGCCGGACGAGCCGGGCCTGCTGGCTGCCCTGGTCGGGCAGCGGGGCGATCTGTCAGGAGTGATAGCGCTGCTGGCGGAGGGCGGCATCGTCGAGCGGCAGCCGGGCGATCTGCGGGCGTCGGCTCGCCGGCACGGGTTCCGGCCCGCCCAGGTGCGGCGCCTCTTCATGGTGCGGGAGCTCGCTCGGCGCTGGCACGTCCCAGCGGACAGCGCGGCCCCAGCGGTCACCTCGCCGCGCGAGGCGCTTCTGCAGTTCCAGGAGCTGCGGAGCAGCGTGAAGGAGTGCTTTTCGGTCCTCTATCTGAATACGCGCAACCAGCCGGTCGGCTGTGAAAAGGTCGCGGTCGGTGGCCTCAACGTCGCCGCCCTACAGCCGCGTGAAGTGTTTGGGCCGGCGCTGACCCTGGGCGCCGCCGCCGTGATCCTGGCCCACAATCACCCATCGGGGGACCCGACCCCGAGCCCGGAGGATCTTGCGGTCACCCGCCACCTCCAGGAGGCGGGCCGGCTACTCGGAGTGGAAGTCCTTGATCACCTGGTGGTCTGCGCCGAACGTTTCCGCAGCCTACGCGAGTCCGGTGCTATATAG